In one window of Scyliorhinus canicula chromosome 17, sScyCan1.1, whole genome shotgun sequence DNA:
- the LOC119952031 gene encoding gastrula zinc finger protein XlCGF26.1-like yields the protein MEKRWTCGDCGKGFRYSSQLKTHLRSHAGKRPFSCLKCRKGFSDSSSLRRHQRVHTGEKPFTCTECGKGFTQLHSLQTHQRFHTGERPFPCSQCGKEFGQLAHLLSHKRIHTGEKPFRCSVCGKSFIQSSNLQAHQRVHTGERPFICSVCGNGFTHLATLQTHQRIHTGERPFVCSVCGRGFAHLPALHRHCRIHTGERPFICSVCGKGFIQSSSLVRHNVTHTNERPFKCSDCGMDFKSSKVLMVHQHIHTEERPFSCSHCTKRFRRSSTLRRHQRVHTGERPFTCTDCGKGFGYSSTLLRHKFTHTNERPFKCSDCGSGFKGSEDLLSHQRIHTEERPFSCSHCAKRFKMSSTLRRHQRVHTGERPFTCTVCGKGFGDLSTLLSHNVTHTNERPFKCSDCGMDFKSSKVLMIHQRIHTEERPFSCSHCTKRFKTSSTLRRHQRVHTGESQSPVSCVGRDSLGHSIC from the coding sequence ATGGAGAAACGGTGGacttgtggggactgtgggaagggatttaggtACTCATCGCAGTTGAAAACTCATCTACGCAGTCACgctgggaagaggccattcagctgcttgAAGTGCagaaagggattcagtgattcgtcCAGCCTGCggcgacaccagcgagttcacactggggagaaaccattcacctgcactgagtgtgggaaaggatttactcagttacatagtctgcagacacaccagcgatttcacacaggggagaggccgttcccctgctctcagtgtgggaaggaattcggTCAGCTAGCCCACCTGCTGTCACATAAGCGAATTCACACAGGTGAGAAGCCATTCAGATGCTCTGTATGTGGGAAGAGTTTcattcagtcatccaacctgcaggcacaccagcgggttcacaccggagagaggccattcatctgctctgtgtgtgggaatggattcactcaCTTAGCTACCCtccagacacaccagcgaattcacaccggagagaggccattcgtgtgttctgtctgtgggaggggattcGCACACTTACCCGCCCTGCATAGACACTGTCGAATTCACACGGGGGAGAGGcctttcatctgctctgtgtgtgggaagggattcattcaatcATCCAGCCTGGTGAGacacaatgtcactcacaccaatgagagaccctttaaatgctctgactgtgggatggATTTCAAAAGCTCTAAGGTACTAATGGTTCACCAgcacattcacactgaggagagaccattcagctgctctcactgcacaaagaggtttagaaggtcatccacactgcggagacaccagcgagttcacactggggagagaccattcacctgcaccgactgtgggaagggattcggttATTCATCGACCCTGCTGAGACACAAATtcactcacaccaatgagagaccctttaaatgctctgactgtgggagtggCTTCAAAGGTTCTGAGGATCTGTTGTCCCAtcagcgcattcacactgaggagagaccgttcagctgctctcactgcgcAAAGAGGTTTAAAATGTCATCCAcattgcggagacaccagcgggttcacactggggagagaccattcacctgtaccgtctgtgggaaaggattcggtGACTTATCGACCCTGCTGAgccacaatgtcactcacaccaatgagagaccctttaaatgctctgactgtgggatggATTTCAAAAGCTCGAAGGTACTGATGatccaccagcgcattcacactgaggagagaccgttcagctgctctcactgcacaaagaggtTTAAAACGTCATCCACACTGAGgagacaccagagagttcatACCGGGGAGAGCCAGTCACCTGtttcgtgtgtgggaagggattcactcggtcattccatctgctga
- the LOC119952032 gene encoding zinc finger protein 436-like has protein sequence MERQKITQTMDKPWKCGDCGKGFTAPYELERHQCSHTGVRPFLCSECGKGFTRLAHLQTHQQIHTGERLFTCTVCGKGFSQLPNLLSHNVTHTNERPFKCSDCGSSFKSSQVLMIHQRIHTEEKPFSCSHCMKRFRTSSDLMKHQRVHTGERPFACSDCGKRFARSSHLLKHNITHTNERPFKCSDCGSGFKSSQVLMEHQRIHTEERPFSCSHCTKRFQTSSTLRRHQRVHTGESRFTCTDCGKRFRDSSALLTHLRVHTGKKPFTCSHCGKGFTQSSNMLRHQRVHK, from the coding sequence ATGGAGAGACAGAAGATCACCCAGACCATGGacaaaccatggaaatgtggggactgtggaaagggattcacagcCCCGTACGAACTGGAAAGGCATcaatgcagtcacactggagtGAGGCCATTcctctgctctgaatgtgggaaaggattcactcggttagcccacctgcagacacaccagcaaatTCATACTGGGGAAAGGCTATTtacctgcactgtgtgtgggaagggattcagtcagttacCCAACCTGCTTAgccacaatgtcactcacaccaatgagagaccctttaaatgctctgactgtggaagTAGTTTCAAAAGCTCTCAGGTACTGATGatccaccagcgcattcacactgaggagaagccattcagctgctctcactgcatgAAGAGGTTTAGAACGTCATCCGACCTGATgaaacaccagcgggttcacaccggggagaggccattcgcttGCTCCGATTGTGGAAAAAGATTCGCTCGGTCATCCCACTTGCTGAAACACAACATCACTCACACCAAcgagagaccctttaaatgctctgactgtgggagtggGTTTAAAAGCTCTCAGGTATTGATGGAACAtcagcgcattcacactgaggagagaccgttcagctgctctcactgcacaaagaggtTTCAAACATCATCCACATTACggagacaccagcgggttcacaccggggagagtcGATTCACTTGCACtgattgtgggaagagattccGTGATTCATCCGCCCTGTTGACACATCTTCGAGTCCACACTggaaagaagccattcacctgctctcactgcgggaagggattcactcagtcatccaacatgCTGAGACACCAAAGGGTTCACAAGTGA
- the LOC119951591 gene encoding U6 snRNA-associated Sm-like protein LSm4, with protein MLPLSLLKTAQNHPMLVELKNGETYNGHLVSCDNWMNINLREVICTSRDGDKFWKMPECYIRGSTIKYLRIADEIIDMVKEEVVSKGRGHGLQQQKQQQQQKGRGAGGGAGRGVFGGRGHGVAGANQGHEKKLGKLSGVKKL; from the exons ATGCTTCCCCTTTCTTTACTGAAGACGGCGCAAAATCATCCGATGCTTGTGGAGTTGAAGAATGGAGAAACCTACAATGGTCACCTGGTCAGCTGTGACAACTGGATGAATATTAACCTGCGAGAGGTCATTTGTACATCCAGGGATGGGGACAAGTTCTGGAAGATGCCGGAATGTTACATTCGTGGCAGCACCATTAAATATCTGCGCATCGCTGATGAAATCATTGATATg gtgAAAGAAGAGGTGGTGTCAAAGGGCAGAGGTCATGGCCTCCAGCAACagaagcagcagcaacaacagaaagggcgaggagctggtgggggtgctGGCAGAGGTGTGTTTGGTGGGCGGGGCCATGGAGTGGCCGGAGCAAACCAAGGACACGAGAAGAAGCTGGGAAAGTTATCGGGAGTAAAGAAACTGTGA